The following is a genomic window from Deinococcus sp. LM3.
CCAGCGCCGCTGTGGCCGCGTTCTCGGAGATCGGTCCGGTGCGGAGGCGGGCCACGAACCGGACCCGCTCGTTCGGGTCGGCCGCCAGGATGGCCAGGATGGCCGGAGGACACAGGGCGTGCGCGGCGACTGCCTCGCGGACCATGAATCCCCCGTCGCCGGCCAGGTACTCCAGCGCTTCAGGTGGCGCGCTGGGATTGCGCGCCACCTGGAGGCGCACGGCGCGTTCACCGTCGGTGGCCAGCCGGGTCAGGATTTCACCCGGCGTGTTCGGATGCCCGGCGACGCCCTCGCGAATCGTGACATGTTCGGTGTCCTGCGCCAGCCGCTGCAGATCCTGGGGAGTCGCGTGGGGATTCTCGGTCACGGCGGCCCGGACCCACCAGTCCGCGTCGTCCCGCAGACGCTCGCGGCCCGGTTCGGGGAGCGCCGGATTGCGCGCCACGGCCGCCCGCTCCTCCCAGTCCCCTTCCCGCGAGAACTGCAGCAGCGTCTTCGCCGGCAGGGCGTGGGTCGCCAGGCGGGTCAGCAGCGTCTCGCGGGCCTGCCCGTGAGGAAAACGCTGATCGAGCCACACCAGCAGTTCAACCGGAAGGAGCGGATGCCGCGCCGCGAGCCGCTGCAGGCGCACGTCGTTCTCGATCAGCAGCGATTCCTCCAGCGTCAACTCGATGGGTTCCCGGCGGCGCCTGAGTTTCTCGCGTACCGAGTCCGCCGAGACGACCGCCCCGGCCGGAGTGAAACCGTCTGCCGGAGCGACGGCTTTCAGGGGCGTGGCTGCGGCGACCCGGTACGTGCGGCGCGCCGATCGCCGCAGATTCCACGGCACCGACCGGTTCTGTGCGAGGTACTGCGCCAGCGTGAAGTCCTGCTGCGCACGCTGCATGAACCACTGCTCGGCGCGGCTCACCTGCGTGTTCAGAATGACGGGCATCAGCCCCCGCATGCCCAGCGCCACCAGCGTCTGGTCCGGTGTGTGCGGATGCCGCGCCGCCAGTTCCTGCGCGGACGGTCCCAGGGTGGCCAGCACCTCTAGGTGGCCGGGCGTCAACAGTTCGGGGCTCGACTCGGCCAGTTCCAGCAGGCTCAGAACCTGGGGCGGGCACTGTGGGTGTAGGCGCGCCTGGGCGCGCACACTCGGATCGCTGTCGGAGGCCAGCAGGCTCAGCCGCTGCGGGCTGGTCGTCGGGAGCGCCGCCTCCTCCAGAAGGGTCTGGGTCGACATGGTCAGGGCGCACTCTGCTGCGCGTACTCGACGACGATCTCGACGCGTTCGTTACGCGGGTCGAATTTCACGCCGGCGTAGGAGGTCTGCCCGCCACGCGCGGCGATGGCCAGCCGGTTGGGGCTGATGCCGCCGCGCAGGTAGAAGGCCTCGGCGACGGCGCTGGCCCGGACGGCCGACAGGTCCCAGCGTTCCGGTGTGTTGGGCCTGGAGGTCTGGGTGTGCCCCTCGATCCGCACGCGTTTCCAGCTGACCTGCTCGGCCCGCAGGACCCGCGCGAACGCCACCAGCGCCGTCTGTCCGGCCAGACTGAGCTTCGCGGTGTCGCCCTGGAACATGCCCTGCGATCGGAACACCCAGCGCTGCGCGCCCGGCGGGTCGTTGCGCTGCGCGGGCGACAGGAGCAGCGGGCGCACCTTCAGCGGAGCGGCGCGAACAGCCTGCACGACCTTCTCCTGGGCATTGCGGTAACGCACCTGTTCCCACCCGGCCTGCCCGACGGCCAGGATGCCGCCCAGGAAGAAGATAAGCACGAACACCAGATTCAGGGTCAGGTCACTGAACGCGATGTACGGGTTGGTGTCGGCCTGTAATCGGGAGGTCACAGTCAGTCCCCACTGACGGGCGCGCGGCCCAGCGTGCGCGTCAACTGCTCGAAATTGCTGTCCAGGCGGGCGGCGTAGTTGCTCTGCTCGGTCTGGAAGACCTCTCCGGCCTTCTCGAACTTCCCACTCGCACGGCTCAGGGCGTCCCCGACGGTACTGACCCGTTCCAGCAGGCGGGTGGTCTCGGTGGTGACGGTCTCCTGAAGGCGCGTGATGCTGGTCGCCTGGGCGCTGAGCTGTCCCGTGATCTCATGGCTGCTGCTGCGCAGCGACGTGGCCGCGCTCTCCTGCGCCTGCACCAGATCACTGACGCCCTGATTCAGTCCGGCCGTGAGCTGCCGCACGGACTCGTCCATGCTGCCGAACACCGTCTCGATCTGCGTGCTGGTCTGCGCCAGTTGCGTCAGGCTCTGACCCAGCGTGTCGCCGGCCTGCCCCAGCACGGTTTCCAGTTGGCCGGCCACGTCCTGAAGGCGTTTGTGGATGTCCTGGAAGCTGTTCCCGGCATCCCGCAGGTAGCGGCCCATGCGTTCCATCTGCGAGGTGATCGCCTTCGGGAAGGTGGCGGGGACCAGTTCGGCGTGCACGAACGCGGTCAGTTGATCCTGGAAGGCTTCCTGTGTGCGGGACGCCAGGGTGTACACGATCCCGGTGCCCAGGCTCAGCAGGATGCCCCACAGGCTCGCGCCGAACGCGCCCTGCATGACACTCATGGTGTTCCCCAGCGCGTTCGCCAGTTCACCCGGCTCGGTGGCCCGCGCCGCGTTGCGGATCGGGCCACTCAGGCTGCTGATCGATCCGGCCAGCCCGAACACCGTGCCCAGCAACCCGGCCAGCATCAGCAGGTTGGGAATGTTCCGGGCGGCGGCGAGGTCCGCCTGACTGACCGTCACGACCGCTGCCGACGCGGCCTGCACGTCCGGCGTGGCCAGCCCGCGCGCGCGGGTCACCGCCACGACCGCCTGCCGCACCGCGCTGCCCGCCGGGAAGTCCTTCACGGCCGCCAGGGCGTCCTCGGCGACCTCGTCGGACTCCGGGGGATCCTCGTTGTCCAGCGCCCCGCTGATCTTCTGCCGCACCAGATTCAGGCGGATCAGTTCGGCCCGGCGGGTGGTGGCGGCGCGGTTCAGCGCAAGGACAAAGTAAGCCAGCATGGGCAGCATGAACACCAGCAGGGTGATCCACCCTTCCGGGCGTAACTTGAACAGAACGGCAATCAGTTCCACGGTTCAGACTCCCAGCGGGCTGTACGGCCGGCCGAAGGGGTGATTCTCGCCTTCCGGGTGGTAACTGCACAGCAGGCCGTTCTGGATGACTTCCTCGCGCGTGGCACCGACGGGGCCGCCGCACACCTGACAGTAGAACCCGTCGTCCGGCGCGCTGAGCCCACGCGGCAGCGCCTCGCCCTTGTTCATGTACAGACCGTTGATCATGTTGTTGTCGGGAGGGAAGGTTTCCAGCAGCGCCTGACGCAGACCGTCGTCGGCGGTCAGGTGCCGCATCAGCGCGGCCCGGGCCGTCGCGTCGTTCCAGTCGTCGACCGCGCGTGCCTGCCCCTGCTTGAGCTGCTGGTGCAGCCACTTCACGTAGGCCTTGCGGCCCTCGGCCTGCGAGTCGGCCGTACCGACGATATGTTTCATGCGCGCCGTGATCTCGCTGTGCATCAGCGAGGAAGCGTTCGTGAGACTCAGGGGCGGCCTGGAGCTGTCCTTCGACTCGAACGCGAGCTTGCGGGCGGCCTTCCCGAACTTGCCGGGCAGGCGGCGCACCCGGCGTTCGGGTTCGTCGGCCTCACCGGGCTGCATCGGCCAGTCCATGACGAGGTGCCCGGCTTCCAGGCGGGTCACGCCGTGCAGCGCCGACAGGAAGACCAGTTGCTCGGCGTCCTCGAGTTGCTTGATCTCGCGGTCGTTGATGGGCGTCCAGTCGATGTCGCTGCGCTTGCGGGTGAAGTAGTTGCTGAAGCGCTTGGGCTGGCTGAACGACAGGGTGCGCACGTCGTCCGCGCCGCGCAGCGCGAAGCGGTACCACTCCTCGAGCATGACCACGCGGTACGGATCGACCCCCGTGACTTCCTTGGCAGCTGGCGCCTTGTTCACCCAGGGCTGCACGGAACGGCGGAACTCGTCGGTCATGTTCATCCCGACCAGCAGCTTGCGCCGGGGCAGCGGGCTCATGGGATCGACCTGTCCGAGCGGCTGGTTCAGCTGCAGGAACAGTTGCGCCTGCGTGGCGGCGTGCATGGCCTGACTGTTCGGGTCGAAGCTGGGGCTGCGCTGATCGTACAGGCGTTTCACGACGTCCTTGCCGCCGCTGCGCAGCGAGGCCTCGAAGGGTTCGAGCGCCATCTGCTCGAGCGCGTTCAGCTGAGCCCGTTCGAAATTGTCCTGTCCGATGGCCCAGGGGCCCAGCAGCCAGTCCGGGTCGTTCACGCCGGGCATGACGCCGCGTGTCAGGGCCTGCCACGACTGGATCAGGCGCGAGGCGTGCGTTTCCTTGCCCCGCTCGTCGGTGGCGAGTTCCTCTTCCTTGTCGACCGTGCCGTGCGGGGACGGCTCGAACAGCGACAGGCCGTTCACGTTGGGCGTGTCGTTCTCCAGTTTCGCGCGCGCCTCGCGCCAGCGGTCCGCCTGGTTGGTCAGGCGTTTGCGCAGGCTCATCAGGCGGCGGGCGATCTTCTGCGTCTCCTCGTCGATCAGCGTGAGCGTGCCGGCTTCGGCCCTCTGACCGCTGCCACGGTCCTGCAGGGCTTCACGGACCTTCTGGTTCACGCGGGATTTCAGTTCGTCGTCCAGCGCGCGGCTCAGGGCGGGCAGCAACTGCTTGCTGGCCTTGCCCTTCAGGAAGAACATGCCCAGCAGGGTATTCGTGCGGATGGCGTCCAGCTGGTCGAGGACGCCGTTGGCGGCGCCGGTCTTGCCCTCGCCGGGTTCCCAGCCGCGCAGTTCGCCCAGGCGGGGTTGCGCGGCCTGCATGATTTCCAGCAGCACGTTCGGGCCGCTGTCATAGTCCAGCAGGCGTGAGCCGACCATGCCGCGCACGTTCCCCATGATGCTGTCGGCAGCGCGGCGGCGGTTGTCGTTCACGGTCTCGTGGACCAGTCCGCGCAGGCCGTCACCGCGGTCCTTCCCGAAGGCGGAACGCAGTTCGTCCAGGGCGCGGCGGGCCGCTTCGGGCTTGCCGGTACGCACGGCACGCATGATCTCGTTCTTCTTGGCGTCCAGGCTGGCACGGATGCTGGCCCCGGATTCGTCCAGCAGCAGCGTCTCGGTCAGCGCCGGGATGGTCAGGCCCAGCGCGTCGAGGTCGTCACTGACGTTCCCCTCGTACTTGCGGTCCTTCCAGCGGTCCACGGCGTGCACCAGCGTGCGGTACTTCAGAGCCTCCAGGATGCGGCGCATGGGGTACTCAATGGTCGACAGGCCAAACGTCGAGAACGCAAAGGCACGGCCCTGCTGCACCGTGACCGGCCCAGCGTTCACCATGTACGCCATGGGATCGGTTTCCGGAACGAACACGTTCAGGAACATGCGGTCCGCGATGGCGTTCGACAGGCGGCCCAGGTCGTTACCTTCCGTGCTGCTGGGACGCAGCAGGTACACGAGGTCGTACGGCATGGCGTCGTTCGGCACGACCTGGGTGCCCTCAGGCTTGTCCGGGAACTTGATGCTCCTGTAGCGCTCGGTATCGGTGTGCAGGTGGTACTGGTTCAGTTCGGCCAGCGCGTGGTAGGCGTTGGTCTTCCAGATTTCCGCGTCGGGTTTCTGCGCGATGCCCAGGTCCGGGTGCGGCAGCGTGAACATGCCCAGCGTCTTTTCCTCGTCGTCGAGGATGGTGCGCAGCAGGATGCCCATGTCACTGGCGGTGCCGCTGCAGGTGCCGCCGCACAGGGTGCCGACCACGATCACGCGCACGCCGGTCTGTCCGCTCGCGGCGTTCACGGCGAACTGCACGTTCGATTCCAGCCCGGCATTGTTGGCGTTCAGCGCGGATTTGGCCTGCGCCTCGGTCAGGCTGCGCAGGCGCGCGACCCGCTGCGAGATAGCGTTTTTCATCTCGTTGTAGTTCGGCGGGTACAGCAGCGCCAGTCGGCCCACCATGCGGATGTGCCCCGCGCCGGAGTCGATGCTCTGCGCCGGCAGCTGCTTGAGGGTTTCCAGGTCCGCCCAGGTCCGCAGGGCGATGCTGCTGTCGTACAGTTCCGGACGCTCGAGCATGTCCCGCCACGAGGTGGCCGGAACGCCCAGCGTCTTGAAGTCGTCGGTGCCGTTGAAGCGGTTGGGTTTGGCCACGTCGGTTTCGACCGCCAGGAATTCCACCCAGGGGGCGCGGCCCAGACCGCCGACTTCCCAGTCGATGCGGTCGGCCAGGGCCTCGAGGATTTCCGTGCCGGTGCTGCCCAGTCCGATGACCAGGGTCTTGAAGACTCTCATGTTGTCTGCCATTTAGCGTTCCACTCCCATGCGGGTAAAGACGGCCGAGACGAGCAGCGTGAGCAGCAGGAACGTCACGCTGACGGCGATCATGTACATCAGGTCCGCCGGTTTGAACAGGAAGTACACGGCGCAGGCCAGACCCGCGAACAGCAGCAGGAGCGAGAACCCCATGCCCTGCCTGGCCGAATCGACGGGCGTGCGGCCCCCCGCGCCGAACAGAATGTGGGCCAGTCCCACAGCCACGCCGTACCACAGCAGCATGGTCACGGCGACCGTGATCCAGAAGTTCACCTGCGTGAAGAGCG
Proteins encoded in this region:
- a CDS encoding OmpA family protein, translated to MTSRLQADTNPYIAFSDLTLNLVFVLIFFLGGILAVGQAGWEQVRYRNAQEKVVQAVRAAPLKVRPLLLSPAQRNDPPGAQRWVFRSQGMFQGDTAKLSLAGQTALVAFARVLRAEQVSWKRVRIEGHTQTSRPNTPERWDLSAVRASAVAEAFYLRGGISPNRLAIAARGGQTSYAGVKFDPRNERVEIVVEYAQQSAP
- a CDS encoding tubulin-like doman-containing protein; translated protein: MRVFKTLVIGLGSTGTEILEALADRIDWEVGGLGRAPWVEFLAVETDVAKPNRFNGTDDFKTLGVPATSWRDMLERPELYDSSIALRTWADLETLKQLPAQSIDSGAGHIRMVGRLALLYPPNYNEMKNAISQRVARLRSLTEAQAKSALNANNAGLESNVQFAVNAASGQTGVRVIVVGTLCGGTCSGTASDMGILLRTILDDEEKTLGMFTLPHPDLGIAQKPDAEIWKTNAYHALAELNQYHLHTDTERYRSIKFPDKPEGTQVVPNDAMPYDLVYLLRPSSTEGNDLGRLSNAIADRMFLNVFVPETDPMAYMVNAGPVTVQQGRAFAFSTFGLSTIEYPMRRILEALKYRTLVHAVDRWKDRKYEGNVSDDLDALGLTIPALTETLLLDESGASIRASLDAKKNEIMRAVRTGKPEAARRALDELRSAFGKDRGDGLRGLVHETVNDNRRRAADSIMGNVRGMVGSRLLDYDSGPNVLLEIMQAAQPRLGELRGWEPGEGKTGAANGVLDQLDAIRTNTLLGMFFLKGKASKQLLPALSRALDDELKSRVNQKVREALQDRGSGQRAEAGTLTLIDEETQKIARRLMSLRKRLTNQADRWREARAKLENDTPNVNGLSLFEPSPHGTVDKEEELATDERGKETHASRLIQSWQALTRGVMPGVNDPDWLLGPWAIGQDNFERAQLNALEQMALEPFEASLRSGGKDVVKRLYDQRSPSFDPNSQAMHAATQAQLFLQLNQPLGQVDPMSPLPRRKLLVGMNMTDEFRRSVQPWVNKAPAAKEVTGVDPYRVVMLEEWYRFALRGADDVRTLSFSQPKRFSNYFTRKRSDIDWTPINDREIKQLEDAEQLVFLSALHGVTRLEAGHLVMDWPMQPGEADEPERRVRRLPGKFGKAARKLAFESKDSSRPPLSLTNASSLMHSEITARMKHIVGTADSQAEGRKAYVKWLHQQLKQGQARAVDDWNDATARAALMRHLTADDGLRQALLETFPPDNNMINGLYMNKGEALPRGLSAPDDGFYCQVCGGPVGATREEVIQNGLLCSYHPEGENHPFGRPYSPLGV